In one Streptomyces sp. NBC_00597 genomic region, the following are encoded:
- a CDS encoding response regulator transcription factor: MTIRVLIVDDQMMVREGFSVLLNAMDGIEVVGEAVDGREAIAQVAALRPDVVLMDIRMPVMNGLEATREIVAADTDAKVLVLTTFDLDEYVYQALRAGASGFLLKDASARQLADGVRVVASGEALLAPTVTKRLILEFSKLSTPPKLADPAGVGELTERETEVLVLIAQGLSNAEIADRLIVAESTIKTHVSRILVKLGLRDRTQAAVFAYETRLVTPA; the protein is encoded by the coding sequence ATGACGATCAGAGTGTTGATCGTCGACGACCAGATGATGGTCCGGGAGGGCTTCTCCGTCCTGTTGAACGCGATGGACGGCATCGAGGTGGTCGGCGAGGCGGTGGACGGCCGGGAGGCCATCGCCCAGGTGGCGGCGCTACGGCCGGACGTGGTGCTGATGGACATCCGGATGCCGGTGATGAACGGGCTGGAGGCCACGCGGGAGATCGTGGCCGCCGACACGGACGCGAAGGTGCTGGTCCTGACGACCTTCGATCTCGACGAGTACGTGTACCAGGCCCTGCGGGCCGGGGCTTCCGGGTTCCTGCTCAAGGACGCCTCGGCCCGGCAGCTGGCCGACGGGGTACGGGTGGTGGCCTCGGGCGAGGCGCTGCTGGCGCCCACGGTCACCAAGCGGCTGATCCTGGAGTTCTCGAAGCTCTCGACGCCTCCGAAGCTCGCGGACCCGGCGGGGGTCGGGGAGCTGACGGAGCGGGAGACGGAGGTGCTGGTGCTGATCGCGCAGGGCCTGTCCAACGCGGAGATAGCGGACCGGCTCATCGTCGCGGAGTCCACGATCAAGACGCACGTGAGCCGGATCCTGGTCAAGCTGGGCCTGCGCGACCGGACCCAGGCCGCGGTGTTCGCCTACGAGACCCGCCTGGTGACCCCGGCGTAG
- a CDS encoding sensor histidine kinase, whose amino-acid sequence MTETTSRATPRTPEFRMASGLFESLRQDMITDAFAYRPLPPMRTDGPVTRRLPKRIRPHLAYLPHVVVGFLAFLVVMVTSTSSGEYLAASSSLVMGLVAATPVLMTLVRPVGAFWATVIATEALLVIGSHTNDVWPWTPGAFLAYITTVTIAAMRTRPRAAGWMWLITLASGIAVPVVLDRGAPVEIMPMAFLLAVSLLIVTVRNIRKEAAQEVSAQQEVTAVERDRRTLLEERTTIARELHDVVAHHMSVVAIQAEAAPYRVKNPPPELEAAFVTIRENAVAALTELRRVLGVVRSADYEAPDAPQPTLASLEGLLANVREAGLSVEKTVTGAVRELPPGVELSAYRIVQEALSNTLRHAPGAAASVEVSYVLGGLGIRVVNAAATGDVRPSPGAGHGITGMRERVAMLEGEMTAGGTAAGGYEVAVFLPVRGRKDGAQEPAQGSGRPA is encoded by the coding sequence ATGACCGAGACGACCTCCCGGGCGACCCCCCGGACACCCGAGTTCCGGATGGCCTCCGGCCTGTTCGAGAGCCTGCGCCAGGACATGATCACGGACGCCTTCGCGTACCGGCCGCTGCCGCCAATGCGCACCGACGGACCGGTGACGCGGCGGCTCCCGAAGCGGATACGGCCGCACCTGGCCTACCTGCCGCACGTGGTCGTGGGGTTCCTGGCCTTCCTCGTGGTGATGGTCACCTCCACCTCCAGCGGCGAATACCTGGCGGCGAGCAGCTCCCTCGTGATGGGGCTGGTCGCAGCCACGCCGGTGCTGATGACCCTGGTGCGGCCCGTGGGGGCGTTCTGGGCGACCGTCATCGCCACGGAGGCGCTGTTGGTCATCGGTTCCCACACGAACGATGTGTGGCCGTGGACGCCAGGAGCGTTCTTGGCCTACATCACCACGGTGACGATCGCCGCGATGCGGACCAGGCCCCGGGCTGCGGGCTGGATGTGGCTGATCACCCTGGCGAGCGGGATCGCGGTACCCGTGGTGCTCGACCGGGGGGCGCCGGTCGAGATCATGCCCATGGCCTTCCTCCTGGCCGTCTCGCTGCTGATCGTCACGGTCCGCAACATTCGCAAGGAGGCGGCGCAGGAGGTCAGCGCGCAGCAGGAGGTCACGGCCGTCGAGCGGGACCGGCGGACGCTGCTGGAGGAGCGGACGACGATCGCGCGGGAGCTCCACGACGTGGTGGCCCACCACATGTCGGTGGTGGCGATCCAAGCGGAGGCGGCGCCGTACCGGGTGAAGAATCCGCCGCCGGAGCTGGAGGCGGCGTTCGTCACCATCCGGGAGAACGCGGTGGCGGCGCTGACGGAGCTGCGCCGGGTGCTGGGTGTGGTGCGGTCCGCGGACTACGAGGCGCCGGATGCCCCGCAGCCGACGTTGGCCTCGTTGGAGGGGCTGCTGGCCAATGTGCGGGAGGCCGGTCTGAGCGTGGAGAAGACGGTGACGGGTGCGGTGCGGGAGCTGCCGCCGGGCGTCGAGCTGTCGGCGTACCGGATCGTCCAGGAGGCGCTGAGCAACACCTTGCGCCATGCGCCGGGGGCGGCGGCGTCGGTCGAGGTCTCGTACGTGCTGGGCGGGTTGGGCATACGGGTCGTCAATGCGGCGGCGACCGGGGACGTGCGGCCCTCGCCGGGCGCCGGGCACGGGATCACCGGGATGCGGGAGCGGGTGGCCATGCTGGAGGGGGAGATGACCGCCGGAGGGACTGCGGCGGGCGGGTACGAGGTGGCGGTGTTCCTACCGGTGCGCGGCCGGAAGGACGGGGCGCAGGAGCCGGCGCAGGGTTCGGGGCGGCCGGCATGA